The proteins below are encoded in one region of Apium graveolens cultivar Ventura chromosome 4, ASM990537v1, whole genome shotgun sequence:
- the LOC141718224 gene encoding uncharacterized protein LOC141718224, translating to MRDIGRQLLVKGIVAIVYTDTQFCRRFQMRISLFLRIEEAVTTHDNYFTQRIDAVGMRGLSTLQKVTAALRMLAYGTAADAVDDYVRIDSSHMFQELAEGRGPEVRKDVEMAFGVLQSRFAMIRGPSRFWDVSTMIYIMTTCIILHNMIIEDERELHTEEENFDTNVGPNVTWIPRHGNTLPEFIQMHQQIRDKQARVQLLNDLVEHLWQIHGGDISKIFNLLVD from the exons ATGCGTGACATAGGCAGACAGCTACTAGTAAAAGGAATTGTAGCTATTGTATATACAGATACACAATTTTGTCGAAGATTTCAAATGCGCATATCGTTATTTTTACGAATTGAAGAAGCGGTTACAACTCACGACAATTATTTTACCCAACGAATTGATGCTGTGGGAATGCGTGGACTATCAACACTTCAGAAAGTGACAGCTGCACTTAGGATGCTTGCATATGGAACGGCAGCCGATGCTGTTGATGATTACGTTCGAATTG ATAGCTCTCATATGTTTCAAGAATTGGCTGAAGGTCGTGGACCTGAAGTGAG AAAAGATGTTGAGATGGCTTTTGGAGTTTTGCAATCTCGATTTGCAATGATTCGTGGACCATCACGATTTTGGGATGTGAGCACAATGATATATATTATGACAACTTGCATAATATTACATAATATGATCATTGAAgatgaaagagaattacatacGGAGGAAGAAAACTTTGATACAAATGTTGGACCAAATGTTACTTGGATACCGCGTCATGGAAATACCCTTCCGGAATTCATACAAATGCACCAGCAGATTCGAGACAAACAAGCTCGTGTTCAATTGCTAAATGATCTTGTGGAGCATCTTTGGCAAATTCATGGTGGTGATATAAGTAAAATATTTAATCTACTGGTGGATTGA
- the LOC141717574 gene encoding 15-cis-phytoene desaturase, chloroplastic/chromoplastic isoform X1 — translation MMSQFGHVSSIITQINNNFNNNNFNLLKFQSSPLSFSAATLSTSLKFNTSSLSKFTRTRLLKVSCVDYPRPDIDNTLPFLEAAYLSSFFSTASRPSKPLNVVIAGAGLAGLSTAKYLADAGHKPILLEARDVLGGKVAAWKDDDGDWYETGLHIFFGAYPNVQNLFGELGIDNRLQWKEHSMIFAMPNKPGEFSRFDFPEVLPAPLNGIWAILRNNEMLTWPEKIKFALGLLPAIIGGQAYVEAQDGLSVQDWMRKRGIPDRVTTEVFVAMSKSLNFINPDELSMQCVLIALNRFLQEKHGSKMAFLDGSPPERLCMPIVDHIQSLGGEVHLNSRVQKISLNKDHTVKSLLLTNGKVIEADAYVIAAPVDILKLLVPEEWREIPYFKKLDKLVGVPVINVHIWFDRKLKNTYDHLLFSRSSLLSVYADMSVTCKEYYDPNKSMLELVFAPAEEWISRSDSDIIDATMNELARLFPDEIAADQSKAKILKYHVVKTPRSVYKTIPDCEPCRPLQKSPIEGFYLAGDYTKQRYLASMEGAVLSGKLCAQAILQDHESLLSRRKHVLAEASVV, via the exons aTGATGTCTCAATTTGGACATGTTTCTTCTATCATTACacaaattaataataattttaataataataatttcaATCTTCTCAAATTTCAATCTTCCCCCCTTTCATTTTCTGCTGCTACTCTCTCCACCTCCCTTAAATTCAACACTTCTTCTCTTTCCAAATTTACGCGCACTCGCCTGCTTAAG GTGTCTTGCGTCGACTATCCCAGGCCGGATATCGACAACACTCTTCCTTTTTTAGAAGCTGCTTACCTATCGTCTTTTTTTTCCACTGCTTCTCGTCCGTCTAAGCCATTAAATGTCGTAATTGCTGGTGCAG GTTTGGCTGGATTATCTACTGCAAAATATTTGGCAGATGCTGGTCACAAGCCCATATTGTTGGAAGCAAGAGATGTTCTTGGTGGAAAG GTGGCTGCATGGAAAGATGATGATGGAGACTGGTACGAGACTGGATTGCACATTTTCT TTGGGGCTTACCCAAATGTTCAGAACCTGTTTGGGGAACTAGGAATTGACAACCGATTGCAATGGAAGGAGCATTCTATGATATTCGCTATGCCTAACAAGCCTGGGGAATTTAGTCGATTTGATTTTCCGGAAGTTCTACCTGCACCACTAAATG GAATATGGGCTATCTTAAGGAATAATGAAATGCTAACATGGCCTGAGAAGATCAAGTTTGCATTGGGCCTCTTGCCAGCAATAATTGGTGGGCAAGCCTATGTGGAGGCGCAAGATGGTTTAAGTGTCCAAGATTGGATGAGAAAGCGA GGCATACCTGATAGGGTTACAACTGAGGTTTTTGTTGCCATGTCAAAGTCGCTAAACTTTATTAATCCAGATGAACTTTCTATGCAATGTGTATTGATTGCTTTGAACCGATTTCTTCAG GAGAAGCATGGTTCAAAGATGGCTTTCTTGGATGGAAGTCCTCCAGAAAGACTTTGCATGCCTATAGTTGATCACATACAGTCACTGGGTGGTGAAGTTCATCTCAATTCACGAGTACAGAAGATCTCTTTGAATAAAGATCATACTGTTAAGAGTCTATTACTAACCAATGGGAAGGTTATCGAAGCAGATGCATATGTTATTGCTGCTCCAG TTGATATTCTAAAGCTACTCGTGCCTGAAGAGTGGAGAGAGATTCCATACTTCAAGAAGTTGGATAAATTAGTTGGAGTTCCAGTAATCAATGTTCACATATG GTTCGACAGGAAATTGAAGAACACATATGATCATCTACTTTTCAGCAG AAGCTCACTTCTCAGCGTATATGCTGATATGTCCGTAACTTGTAAG GAATATTACGACCCAAATAAGTCCATGCTGGAGTTGGTTTTTGCACCTGCAGAAGAATGGATTTCACGCAGTGACTCTGACATTATTGATGCAACGATGAATGAACTGGCCAGACTATTTCCTGATGAGATTGCTGCTGATCAGAGCAAAGCAAAAATACTGAAGTACCATGTTGTTAAAACACCAAG GTCTGTTTATAAAACTATACCAGACTGTGAACCCTGCCGCCCTTTGCAAAAATCTCCCATAGAAGGTTTTTATTTAGCTGGTGATTACACAAAACAGAGGTATCTGGCTTCAATGGAGGGTGCTGTCCTCTCGGGAAAGCTTTGTGCTCAAGCAATATTGCAG GATCATGAGTCGCTGCTTTCTCGCAGGAAGCATGTGCTGGCTGAGGCAAGCGTTGTCTAA
- the LOC141717574 gene encoding 15-cis-phytoene desaturase, chloroplastic/chromoplastic isoform X2: MMSQFGHVSSIITQINNNFNNNNFNLLKFQSSPLSFSAATLSTSLKFNTSSLSKFTRTRLLKVSCVDYPRPDIDNTLPFLEAAYLSSFFSTASRPSKPLNVVIAGAGLAGLSTAKYLADAGHKPILLEARDVLGGKVAAWKDDDGDWYETGLHIFFGAYPNVQNLFGELGIDNRLQWKEHSMIFAMPNKPGEFSRFDFPEVLPAPLNGIWAILRNNEMLTWPEKIKFALGLLPAIIGGQAYVEAQDGLSVQDWMRKRGIPDRVTTEVFVAMSKSLNFINPDELSMQCVLIALNRFLQEKHGSKMAFLDGSPPERLCMPIVDHIQSLGGEVHLNSRVQKISLNKDHTVKSLLLTNGKVIEADAYVIAAPVDILKLLVPEEWREIPYFKKLDKLVGVPVINVHIWFDRKLKNTYDHLLFSRSSLLSVYADMSVTCKEYYDPNKSMLELVFAPAEEWISRSDSDIIDATMNELARLFPDEIAADQSKAKILKYHVVKTPRSVYKTIPDCEPCRPLQKSPIEGFYLAGDYTKQRYLASMEGAVLSGKLCAQAILQEACAG, translated from the exons aTGATGTCTCAATTTGGACATGTTTCTTCTATCATTACacaaattaataataattttaataataataatttcaATCTTCTCAAATTTCAATCTTCCCCCCTTTCATTTTCTGCTGCTACTCTCTCCACCTCCCTTAAATTCAACACTTCTTCTCTTTCCAAATTTACGCGCACTCGCCTGCTTAAG GTGTCTTGCGTCGACTATCCCAGGCCGGATATCGACAACACTCTTCCTTTTTTAGAAGCTGCTTACCTATCGTCTTTTTTTTCCACTGCTTCTCGTCCGTCTAAGCCATTAAATGTCGTAATTGCTGGTGCAG GTTTGGCTGGATTATCTACTGCAAAATATTTGGCAGATGCTGGTCACAAGCCCATATTGTTGGAAGCAAGAGATGTTCTTGGTGGAAAG GTGGCTGCATGGAAAGATGATGATGGAGACTGGTACGAGACTGGATTGCACATTTTCT TTGGGGCTTACCCAAATGTTCAGAACCTGTTTGGGGAACTAGGAATTGACAACCGATTGCAATGGAAGGAGCATTCTATGATATTCGCTATGCCTAACAAGCCTGGGGAATTTAGTCGATTTGATTTTCCGGAAGTTCTACCTGCACCACTAAATG GAATATGGGCTATCTTAAGGAATAATGAAATGCTAACATGGCCTGAGAAGATCAAGTTTGCATTGGGCCTCTTGCCAGCAATAATTGGTGGGCAAGCCTATGTGGAGGCGCAAGATGGTTTAAGTGTCCAAGATTGGATGAGAAAGCGA GGCATACCTGATAGGGTTACAACTGAGGTTTTTGTTGCCATGTCAAAGTCGCTAAACTTTATTAATCCAGATGAACTTTCTATGCAATGTGTATTGATTGCTTTGAACCGATTTCTTCAG GAGAAGCATGGTTCAAAGATGGCTTTCTTGGATGGAAGTCCTCCAGAAAGACTTTGCATGCCTATAGTTGATCACATACAGTCACTGGGTGGTGAAGTTCATCTCAATTCACGAGTACAGAAGATCTCTTTGAATAAAGATCATACTGTTAAGAGTCTATTACTAACCAATGGGAAGGTTATCGAAGCAGATGCATATGTTATTGCTGCTCCAG TTGATATTCTAAAGCTACTCGTGCCTGAAGAGTGGAGAGAGATTCCATACTTCAAGAAGTTGGATAAATTAGTTGGAGTTCCAGTAATCAATGTTCACATATG GTTCGACAGGAAATTGAAGAACACATATGATCATCTACTTTTCAGCAG AAGCTCACTTCTCAGCGTATATGCTGATATGTCCGTAACTTGTAAG GAATATTACGACCCAAATAAGTCCATGCTGGAGTTGGTTTTTGCACCTGCAGAAGAATGGATTTCACGCAGTGACTCTGACATTATTGATGCAACGATGAATGAACTGGCCAGACTATTTCCTGATGAGATTGCTGCTGATCAGAGCAAAGCAAAAATACTGAAGTACCATGTTGTTAAAACACCAAG GTCTGTTTATAAAACTATACCAGACTGTGAACCCTGCCGCCCTTTGCAAAAATCTCCCATAGAAGGTTTTTATTTAGCTGGTGATTACACAAAACAGAGGTATCTGGCTTCAATGGAGGGTGCTGTCCTCTCGGGAAAGCTTTGTGCTCAAGCAATATTGCAG GAAGCATGTGCTGGCTGA